The Lycium barbarum isolate Lr01 chromosome 10, ASM1917538v2, whole genome shotgun sequence genome includes a region encoding these proteins:
- the LOC132613945 gene encoding putative metallophosphoesterase At3g03305, protein MGIQNLLIFLIFLLQYSSGESLKKERDEVIVEMKEDDVAWVVQLSDLHFSVHHPERAHSFSKIVGPTLSIINPSLVFITGDLTDGKSKDLLTMKEDEEEWLEYQKVLEDVIKRSGLKKNVFYDLRGNHDTFGVPAIGGSFDFYSKYSINGQLNRSGLVNSATIQTGERSIRFVGFDSVTSLGLRGPTNLFGHPTDQLLDEISSELSVLDSRPAKPVIKIAYGHFPLSFSAASLSGRTLKDTFLTHNLSAYLCGHLHTRFGKNLKRHHESNQKLVQLNGHGSLPNNSRTCSDEATEFKEFWEWEMGDWRKSRAMRILAIDRGSMSFVDFDFKLGAKNVIILPTFPLDSRFTLERSFHKCKMDSLYLNSIRALVFSSSQVVSVVARIYDSRPGKLVTVLETPMTKSEGNLYTCPWNFKAFEDPSPDRFLLQIEAVDIGGKSTLTELRPFSVDSFRAKLSWNWKEFIVMGCQWEALYYPILWFFYLLTLPILVFPKAIFVFFKKQYTYKNFVGNKGLVTCVSWILSELYNIPLVWFSIIVYLFYLILCPWLSGQVFAEGGERGYMTYRGWVLRLNERAKLSFHGFPDILVVVFPHLYFVVLPTIIVIGALVAERAVFQDHLRALSAKKEDDYLVTSNVSASTNARNKTLTLLHRRWIRKMLLLMSLAICGKHVLNCRALIKAYAMNPLIHFPVYSMSIPLLLAYTIYKTSKAE, encoded by the exons ATGGGTATTCAGAATCTTTTAAttttcttgatatttttgttgcaATATAGTTCAGGTGAATctttgaagaaagaaagagatgaaGTGATAGTAGAAATGAAGGAAGATGATGTGGCATGGGTTGTTCAGTTATCTGATCTCCATTTCAGTGTTCATCATCCTGAGCGGGCCCACAGTTTCTCCAAAATTGTGGGTCCTACTCTTTCCATCATTAATCCTTCATTGGTCTTCATCACTGGTGATCTTACTG ATGGAAAGAGCAAGGATTTACTAACAATGAaggaagatgaagaagagtggcTGGAATATCAGAAAGTCCTGGAAGATGTCATTAAACGAAGCGGACTGAAGAAGAACGTGTTTTATGATCTCCGAGGAAATCATGATACTTTTGGTGTACCAGCCATTGGAGGTTCATTTGATTTTTACTCAAAGTATAGCATTAATGGGCAGCTAAATAGAAGTGGACTGGTTAATAGTGCCACTATTCAG ACTGGTGAGCGCAGTATCCGGTTCGTTGGGTTTGACAGTGTTACGTCTTTAGGTCTGCGGGGCCCAACAAATCTATTTGGTCATCCCACTGATCAACTATTAGATGAAATAAGCTCTGAGCTCTCAGTACTAGATTCTCGACCAGCCAAACCTGTTATCAAGATTGCTTATGGGCATTTCCCACTTTCATTTTCTGCAGCATCACTTTCCGGAAGAACCCTAAAAGATACATTTCTGACGCATAACTTGTCAGCTTACTTATGTGGGCATCTGCATACAAGGTTTGGTAAGAATTTAAAGAGGCATCACGAGTCAAATCAAAAACTTGTCCAGTTAAATGGACATGGATCACTGCCGAATAATTCGAGAACTTGTTCAGATGAGGCTACTGAATTTAAAGAGTTCTGGGAGTGGGAAATGGGTGACTGGAGGAAAAGTAGAGCAATGCGGATATTGGCCATTGATAGAGGGTCGATGTCTTTTGTTGACTTTGACTTTAAGTTGGGAGCTAAGAATGTTATTATATTGCCAACGTTTCCTTTGGACTCTCGTTTTACTTTGGAGAGATCGTTTCACAAGTGCAAGATGGATTCCTTGTACTTAAACAGTATCAGAGCTCTCGTATTTTCTTCTTCTCAAGTTGTATCAGTTGTGGCTAGGATATACGATTCAAGGCCTGGAAAACTCGTTACGGTGTTGGAGACTCCTATGACAAAAAGTGAGGGGAACCTTTATACATGTCCCTGGAACTTTAAAGCATTTGAAGATCCATCTCCTGATAGATTTTTGTTGCAAATAGAAGCAGTTGATATTGGAGGCAAATCAACTTTGACTGAACTAAGGCCATTCTCTGTTGACAGTTTTCGCGCTAAGCTTTCATGGAATTGGAAAGAGTTTATAGTAATGGGTTGTCAGTGGGAGGCATTATATTACCCAATATTATGGTTCTTTTATTTGTTAACTCTTCCTATTCTCGTCTTTCCAAAAGCTATCTTCGTATTTTTTAAGAAGCAGTATACTTACAAGAATTTCGTCGGTAATAAAGGACTGGTAACTTGTGTGTCATGGATTCTATCGGAGTTGTATAATATTCCACTAGTATGGTTCTCGATAATTGTTTACTTGTTTTACCTCATATTATGTCCTTGGCTTTCTGGCCAAGTTTTCGCCGAAGGAGGTGAAAGGGGATATATGACTTACCGGGGTTGGGTGCTGAGATTAAACGAGAGGGCAAAGCTGTCTTTTCATGGATTTCCAGATATTTTGGTGGTTGTTTTTCCCCATCTTTACTTTGTGGTGTTGCCTACTATAATTGTTATTGGAGCATTGGTGGCTGAGAGGGCGGTATTCCAAGATCATCTTCGAGCTCTTTCTGCTAAAAAGGAAGATGATTATTTGGTGACGAGTAATGTATCTGCATCTACTAATGCAAGAAATAAGACTCTGACACTCCTCCATAGGCGGTGGATTAGGAAAATGCTCCTGTTAATGTCTTTGGCAATTTGTGGGAAGCATGTTTTG AACTGCCGAGCTCTTATCAAAGCTTATGCAATGAACCCGTTAATCCATTTTCCTGTCTATAGCATGTCAATTCCTCTCTTGTTGGCTTATACTATCTACAAAACCAGCAAAGCTGAGTAG